A window of the Harmonia axyridis chromosome 5, icHarAxyr1.1, whole genome shotgun sequence genome harbors these coding sequences:
- the LOC123679796 gene encoding origin recognition complex subunit 5: MAEDTEEYTTSSEEGSELDVIDQSFPERKRQIRELYNLIGEPEERSGSSIFIHGGPSTGKSSITKTMLRKLNIKHAYVNLTECYTSKILFEFILNKLADHKIDPSVGQPYAKCDNMMDFLLHLQHIHEELDLAGTFIVLDNAEKFRTMEFNLLPVFLRFREVSELSISVIFITELPFEKFHGRQGLAEPLRIYFPQYNKDELLNILTGDFHHAKQMVLNNYDELLDFDEEFYRNYVNVFLSVFYRVCRDLSELRYMARINFLKYCEPIMNKETSINDSMVLFRKVAPTLKSSLEVLYLRIADDKTPTEAGKQSVGLVLSKENVAKTLELPFYAKYLLIAAFLASYNPSKDDKRFFVKLHGKKVKTKKDINAKNKVSEQLNTQLGPKPFSLDRLLAIFYAILDENIGFNNNLLVQLSSLVELQLLTSLSDSYVLDGHKYKCNVNFDFIQTISKMVGFSIRKYLSDFSHM, from the exons ATGGCAGAAG ATACAGAAGAATACACAACTTCCTCCGAAGAAGGTTCAGAACTCGACGTAATAGATCAATCGTTCCCCGAAAGGAAAAGACAGATAAGAGAACTTTATAATCTTATAGGCGAGCCCGAGGAACGATCTGGATCATCAATTTTCATCCACGGCGGTCCCAGTACCGGAAAGTCCTCGATAACAAAGACCATGCTGCGAAAACTGAATATCAAGCACGCATACGTGAACCTGACCGAATGCTACACTTCGAAAATCCTATTCGAATTCATCTTGAACAAGTTGGCGGATCACAAGATCGATCCATCCGTCGGACAGCCTTACGCCAAGTGCGACAACATGATGGATTTCCTGCTCCACCTCCAGCATATTCACGAGGAGCTCGACTTGGCCGGGACTTTCATAGTTTTAGATAACGCCGAGAAGTTCAGAACGATGGAATTCAACTTGCTGCCCGTATTCCTCAGGTTCAGAGAAGTATCCGAGCTGTCGATTTCGGTGATTTTCATCACGGAATTGCCGTTCGAGAAGTTCCACGGCAGGCAAGGCTTGGCGGAACCTTTGCGGATATACTTTCCGCAGTATAACAAAGACGAACTGTTGAATATATTAACCGGAGATTTCCACCACGCCAAGCAGATGGTCTTAAACAATTACGACGAGCTGCTGGATTTCGACGAGGAGTTTTATCGAAACTACGTGAACGTTTTTCTCTCCGTTTTTTATAGGGTCTGCAGGGATCTTTCGGAATTGCGATACATGGCCCGAATCAACTTTCTGAAGTATTGCGAGCCGATAATGAACAAAGAAACTTCTATAAACGATTCGATGGTGTTGTTTCGGAAGGTTGCTCCAACCTTGAAAAGTTCGTTGGAAGTTTTATACCTCCGTATTGCGGACGACAAAACTCCCACGGAAGCGGGGAAACAATCTGTAGGTTTGGTTTTGTCGAAAGAAAATGTAGCGAAAACTTTGGAACTGCCGTTTTATGCCAAGTATCTGCTGATAGCTGCTTTCCTGGCTAGTTATAACCCTAGTAAGGACGATAAGAGGTTCTTCGTTAAGCTTCATGGTAAAAAGGTGAAGACTAAAAAGGATATCAACGCGAAGAATAAAGTATCCGAGCAGCTAAATACTCAGCTAGGACCGAAGCCGTTTTCTCTAGATAGACTGTTAGCTATTTTCTACGCGATACTGGATGAGAATATTGGTTTCAATAATAACTTATTGGTGCAGTTGTCGAGTTTAGTGGAACTACAATTACTAACTTCCCTTTCCGATAGTTATGTCTTGGATGGACATAAATACAAGTGTAATGTGAATTTTGACTTTATACAAACCATTTCGAAGATGGTTGGTTTCAGTATAAGGAAGTATCTTTCGGACTTCAGCCACATgtga